Below is a genomic region from Primulina eburnea isolate SZY01 chromosome 9, ASM2296580v1, whole genome shotgun sequence.
CTGCTGGAGAAATATTAGAGGAGAAAGctacaaaagaaaagagatTCTATCTACATCCTTCGCCACGCTCTAAACCAAGGCTTGATCCTGAGGATAACGGTGCATGCACGGTTTCGGCACAACCAAAGTTGCTTACCTTGTTTCCTTTACTTCTCCGACTGCTGCAGATGCTAAGTTTCCTTAGAAACAGATATCAAGTAAACGTGTAATCGATCATTTGTAGTTATTCGAATACTAAAGTTTCAAGTTTAGAACGACTCGGTTGTAAATTTTTTCTCACcaactaaaaaaataataataatattatgatCATAATAAAACTTTTCTcatctttaaattttatttgtaaATCCAttctataatttttcatataaaaagcttgaaattccaaaaaaaaaaaattaaaggccTCTAAACtacatattaataaaatattgagTATATTTTAGTACTAAGGTgtcaaaatttttaatatttatttttatagtgcatgaatcttttattttattgttgaattcacacacacacatgcactGATTTGATTGTGCATGTCCGAATACAGTATGTTTCGCCTAAATTATACCGATAACCAAAAATTTACGCAAAACTAAATTTAGTAAAttgtacattttttttaaactaattttttttactatttgtGATTCAATTTGAAAAAGGCCATTTTCGGGAACAAAACCGGccattttaacattttatgtATAAAAATACCTAATTGATtcttaaaacaaaataaaaatcaccaatattatttttataattctctaaaaaattgatttcaaatatataaatttgatattttgTCTACAAATCATATCCAGCTCTGTGTACACTACTGAGATGTGACATTCACTTGTTGAACGTgatgaaaaaaaatcaaaattgtaCATACACTAAATGAATACTAAGATAGTAAATAAAGAGATAGACTCGATTtatacatatcaaaattataatatatatatatatatatgtatatatacacacacacatctcGTTTGTTTGATCTAATAATGATTTATAAATAGGCAGCTGTTGCCAGCCTGAGCCCATTCAGTGAGTACCTTTTGTATTGGACCACCCTTCCACATATCACCAAATTCCCAGCCAACATTGAGAGTCACTCAAGTACCCCTTATGAAATTCAAATTTACCTAAATATTTAATTCGAGCCTTGACACCTCACCAGATGTTGGGCTGCGGTAGCCCACCACTTTTATTCATCTTTACATTTTTATCTATATTTGGacaataaaaaatttgaattttttgtgtgtatttctttccttttttaaaaaaaaaaaatccaaaatagGTCTTTCGTGAGATattatcacgaatctttatctgtgaaacaaaTCAATCCTatcaatatttacaaataagagatttgtcttaAAAAATAcaacatgtgagaccgtctcacataatttTTTGCCGAAAATTCGTTGTACATGGATCCTTCATTTTGTCTTCCTTATCTAATTAATTTTGACTCCATCACTGTATCTATGATTTTTCTTAAAATGTTGTTGGATTCCCATGGCATCTCAATTTAGATAGCAACTTGACAGCTCATGCATATTTCGTCTTAGTTTCTCATTGTGTTTTAAGCCGAATATGAAGTTACAGATatgataataatatttgaataaataatttaatatagtaaaaaaacaaaatataatagttaatatagtatttttatttaattgataaataataatttgttttattttattggtTAAACATtttacacaaaaaaaaaattaaaatttcatggatcaaagtttattttaaaaataaaatgggaattttttttaaattgggtGTCTGACGTGTCATCCGTGCCGTAGAAGAAACCATCGGACGAAAGCGAAGAGTAGCTAAAAGGCAAAGGAAATTGCAGCTGTTTACAGCCCACACCCCTCTCCATGCTCATTCACTTGCTTTTCTTTATAATCCACCGGCCATTCCACACAAACCAAACGTAGCTCCACCACCACTTCCTCCGCCGCGCCATGGCAGCACTTCAAACGGCCGTAATTCTCGCCTTCTTTGGTTTCTTGATATTCTTCTTCTTCCCTTCGACAGTTCAATCCGCCCATCACAAGAAGCGGACCAGTACTGACTACAAGGTGACTTTCAATCCTCAGCTTCCTCCCAGATCCTTGGCGGCATCGAAGAGATACGAGGGCTCGTCGGATCTCGTCAATCTAAGGTACCACATGGGTCCGGTTCTGTCTTCTCCGATCAATATCTACCTCATTTGGTACGGGAAGTGGGCTGCATCACAGCAGCTCGTTATCAAGGACTTTCTGCTCTCCATATCCACCTTCAACCACCGGGCCGCTCCTTCCCCTTCCGTGTCTGAGTGGTGGCGCACGGTCTCCCTCTACACTGACCAGACGGGGGCCAACATTTCGCGATCTGTTCTCATTGCCGGCGAGTATTCGGATACGAAATACTCCCTTGGGACGCATCTGACCCGTCTCTGCATCCAGCAAGTTATCGGCTCTGCCGTCAAGTCCAAACCCTTCCACGTCGACCACAAGAACGGCATCTATCTCGTCCTCACCTCAGTGGATGTGACCGTGGAAGATTTCTGCAGGGCAGTTTGTGGGTTCCACTACTTCACATTCCCGTCGATGGTGGGTTACACATTGCCGTACGCGTGGGTGGGTAACTCCGGGAAGCAATGCCCTGAGCTCTGTGCTTACCCCTTCGCTATTCCGTCGTACATGTCCGGTGGAGGTGCCACGCCGTTGAATCCTCCGAACGGAGACATAGGAGTTGATGGGATGATAAGCGTCATTGGCCACGAGCTGGCGGAGCTATCGTCGAACCCGCTAGTGAACGCGTGGTACGCGGGCGAGGATCCGATGGCTCCGACGGAGATTGGAGATCTATGTGAAGGTCTGTACGGAACTGGTGGCGGCGGAGGGTACATAGGGGAGGTGATGAGGGACGGAGAAGGGAGGAGCTACAATATGAATGGGCGGCGGCGGAGGAAATTCTTGGTGCAGTGGATTTGGAGTCCAATTCTCAAGGCCTGTGCTGGTCCCAATGCCCTTGATTGATCGATTCCTCAAATGTCTCGGAGTATCAGCTGGAGAAGTCGGAGGAGGCGTTGGGTGGCGCAGGAGCGGCGGGGCTGTGGAAGATCCAATTTTTCGATCAGCGCGTCACACGGCGTGCGTTGGTTTTACTTGTTGGAATGCTATCATAAAATTTGTCTTAGAATTAATTTAGACTAGATATACACGAATTAcatatgttattattatttttaatttgattaaataatattaaataattaatatgattattttcgatttagaaaagttgttcgatttaaaaagaaagttttgtttcatttttttatatttaaaatttggagTGACTTGAAAAGACTTTTAGTAGAATAAGaagggtaattgtggaattaaatattttggtgtcctCAAATGTAGTTATTCTAAGGCTCCTCACatttaatataatagtatagattATAGGGATTGTTAGgattatttttgtttatataaTTTGTTGAACTActcttatattatataaaaaaaattaaatttgaagagggttttttagatttttaaaataatttaattaataaaatgatataatgGATATATAAATACGATGTAAtgtataaaaattatatataaattaatgtcACACCATATATGGCAGAGAAACATATGCagcatatcaaattatataacaTAAAGGAATGCCTAGTCATGCAAGTATCACTGGTGTTTCAACAATCAGCAAGACTATTAAATGGGTAAAAGTCAAAACTCTGCCCCAAGAAAATCAAATCAGAAGTTAATaatttgggatattttaaaatttctaatAAATTAAGTGCGGGAC
It encodes:
- the LOC140841802 gene encoding protein EXORDIUM-like 5, giving the protein MAALQTAVILAFFGFLIFFFFPSTVQSAHHKKRTSTDYKVTFNPQLPPRSLAASKRYEGSSDLVNLRYHMGPVLSSPINIYLIWYGKWAASQQLVIKDFLLSISTFNHRAAPSPSVSEWWRTVSLYTDQTGANISRSVLIAGEYSDTKYSLGTHLTRLCIQQVIGSAVKSKPFHVDHKNGIYLVLTSVDVTVEDFCRAVCGFHYFTFPSMVGYTLPYAWVGNSGKQCPELCAYPFAIPSYMSGGGATPLNPPNGDIGVDGMISVIGHELAELSSNPLVNAWYAGEDPMAPTEIGDLCEGLYGTGGGGGYIGEVMRDGEGRSYNMNGRRRRKFLVQWIWSPILKACAGPNALD